ACTCAATGCTCTGAGAAACCGTATGTAAATCTTGTTGTTTATTTTTTCTCCATAAAATGGGATGAAATGCATTCTTAAAATAAATCTTTTTTTCATTAGATATTTTTGGCAAAACAGCATTCATTTCATTTGCATATTTTGCTTTTGCTCCTACCACATCAATATGTATTAAAAACGAAATATATTCTTCTAATAAATATACATAAGGACGAATAGTTGCAGATAATGTGCGTAAAATTTTTACAATTTCTTGCTTTTCATCATATATTAAATTTTGATATTCTCTGGCATAAGCAAGCGTTGCTTGTGGCGCAATATAAACGATGTTACCAGACTTTGAAGAACCTAATAAACTACCAGCTACTTTTTTTCTATGCATGGCAGAAACAGCCAAAACACGCTGATTGTCTACAACGGTTTCTTTAATATCATCTAAATATCCTGCAGAAATAGCTTTGGATAAAGCACTAGAAAAACTTGCACCAATTTTACCGCGAACATTATTAATATCTTTTCTAATTTGTTTTAAAACTTCTGACGCATTGTTTTTTACTTCTCCAGAAATATCTATTATTTTTTTGATTTCATCATCGATAAAAGTGGTGAATTCAATTTGTTGAGAAAGTTCGAAAAAAGTAGGAAACTGAACGCTAAATTTATTAAAAAACTTAATCAATTCGTTTACAGTAAGAGAAGTTGTGGCTATTTTTAAAAAAGCATCTGTTTCTACAAAGCTATTTTCTATAGCCAAACGTTTTATGTTTTCGGTAATATTATCGAAGCTGTGGTTTGGAACTCTATTTTCACTCTCAAAAGAAGACACGTATTCATTTACCAAATACAATTCTTTAAAAAGTGTTTCTTTATCTGCTATAGGTTCAATTTCAGTAACTTTTTCTTTACCTAAACCAGAAATACAATACGCAGCAACGTGTTGTAAAACGGTAGAAAACTCTAAGTCTTGTAATGTCTTGGATGATATGTTTTTATTCAAAAAAAATCGTTTTTATTTCGAACACAAATCTATAAATTCTTTTCGTTTGGTTTTAGAAACTGGCACTCTTTTTTTATTCTCTAAAATTAGGTATCCTTCGTTCTCAAAATGACGTACTTTTTCTAGGTTTATTATGTGAGATTTATGGCATATGAAATTTCATATATTTATTTTAGATGCTTGTAGTCAGTTTGTTTTGGGTGTGTTTAATATTTATTTTATTTCTTAAATCTTTATTTGTAATTATAAATTGCATTATTTTATATAGATTTATTTGTAAACCTTTTAAAGAGTAGCATGTCTATATTGCTACGAAAAGAAAAAAACTCCATATCGTTTTTTAAGGATATGGAGTTTTAATATTTACAATTCTATTTTTTCTTTTCAGAATATTATAATTGATGATTAATTTACAATCACTTTTTTAGTAGATGATTTGTCTTCACTAACCAATTTAAATAAGTAAATACCTTTGGCTAAGTTTAAATTGGTAATTTCATTTTTACCAATTGCTATTTCTCTATTTTTAATTTCTTTTCCGGTAATAGCATAAATAATTAAGGTAGCTTTTTCTAAAGAATTAATATTTATTTTTCCGTTTGTTGGGTTAGGAGATAACGAAAATTCTAATGAATTATATAGATCTGTACTTAAAGCAGTACATGCTGCCTGATTATTTACAAAGTTTGATGTAGTATCAATGTTAGTCCAGTTTAAAGTTGAGTACGCAGCGTCATCTACCTCAATACAAGTTAAGTTAGGATTATTTATAGTATTAAAAAGAGTAAAATTAGTGTTGTTTCCATTTTTTACGTTTAAAGATGTTAATCCGTTAGACTGTGCATCTAAAGAAGATAATAAACTATGCGTACTTACATCTAAAGTACTTAGTTGATTATTGCTTACGTTTAAAGTTGTTAAGGCTGTAAAAGCATTGATACCTGTTAAATCGGTTATGTTTTTATTAGATACATCTAAATTAGTAATGGTATTTATGTTGTCTGTAAATACTTTTTGATCTGGTGTGCCATCATCTAAACCGGCATTTATTAAAGCCATTTCAAAATTATTATCAGGAATCGTTGTTTCTGTAGACACGGTGGTGTTAAAAGTATTTGTAATTACAGGTGCATTATAATCGAAATAAATATTTGCTGTAGTATCAAAGGCATCTCCAATTACAGCAGTATTTTTTGGTTTTATTTTATAAAAAATCCAACCATGACTAGCAGGTTCGTTACTAGTACTGTCTGCCAATTGTATGTTTTCGAAAATAAACTCTACTTTATTTGTATTAGAAATAGCAGTCCTATAAGAATGACTTGCGGCAATTGGGGTAAAAGTTGCCATGTCTAAATCGATATCAATAATGTCTTTTACCACAATATTAATAGCAGAAGCTGTTCCGGTATTTTGAAAACGAATTCTGTAGGTTAAATCGTTAGTTACTTGTGCAGTACTAATTTTATCACCTTCAAAACAAACTACATCATTTGGGTCATATGCATTTACAATAATGTCAGAAAAAATATGCGAGTTATCTGTCGGTGTTGCATCACCCGTTAAGGGTGTAATAGTAGTTGTGTAGCTAATTGTATCTCCTCCATTTACAGGGTTTGTAGCATCAATAGGTGTGTTAATAGTAAAGTATACATCTATAAAATTTTCTTCAAAAGGTTGTAAGTTGGTATAATTCCAACTTAAAGAATTACTTGTTTGTGTATCTGGCGTTGTACTTGCATTATTAAAAACTTCTTGGTTTTCATTAAAGTTTAAAGTTACCGTTCCGGATGGGATAATTGTAGAACCATTGTTTTTGTGAAAAATTCTTAAGTGCGTATCAAAACCAGGTCTAGACTCAGAAGTTGTAAAAGAATACACTTCTACATCGTCTACTTGTGCATTTGCAGTAATACAAAAATTGATAGTTTCTGTATTTCCAGAACCCGTAAAATTAGTAGTTTGTGTAGTTGGTGTTGCTGTAAAAAAAGAAGGAAAGTTAGGTATTAATTCTGTTGTAACATCCGTATCATTTATATGTATTGTATAAGTACCATCTGCAGCACTAAAAGAAGAAGCACTTACGTTTGTACTAGTTGTGTTAATTCTAGTATTTACAGATTTTGTATCGGCAGCATCGCAGCCATCATTATTAAAATCAAAAGATACTGTACCTGTTATTGTATTAGAGTTTACGGGTACAAAAGAACAATACTCTGTAAAGTTAGTGTGTGCATCGATACCATTACCTAAACTTCCGGCAGCAACCAAAGCATCATCTACACAAATAGCATTTAAATTGGCATTGTTTTTAGTGCTAAAAGTATTGTAAGCTAAAGCGTTTGAGTTTCCGTTTTTAAGATTTAAAGAGGTTAGTAAATTATTATTACAGTAAATTTTATTTAAACTAGAAAAGTTATACAAATCTAATTCTGTAAGTAAGTTTCCAGAACAGATAAAACTTGTTAAAGTGTTGGTGGTAGTAGTGTCTAAACTTGTAATTTGGTTATTAGAACAGTCTAAATTAGTTAAAGTAGTATTAGTTAGTGTATTTAAAGCAGTAAGGTTATTGTTAGCACAAGACAAGGTAGTTAAGCTTGTATTTGTAGAAACATCAAGCATATTTAAGTTGTTATTATTGCAATTTAATGTGGTTAAATTTATAGAGGAGCTTAAATTTAAACTAGGTAAACTATTTAAATTACAAACTAAGGTTTGTAAAGATGCTGTGGTTGGTAAAGTTAAACTAGTTAAAGAATTGCTAGATGCATTTAAAGTAACCAAACCAGAAGTAACCGAAGTTTCTAAAGTTGTTAAGTTATTTTGATAACATAAAAGCTTGTTTAAAGTATTTGTTGTAGGCAAAGTTAAACTAGTTAAAGAATTTCCATAAACACTAACTTCTATTAACCCTGTTGCCATAGAAGCATCTAAGGTTGTAATCTGATTAACCGAAGAATAAATATGTGTTAAAGTACTAGTGGTTGGTAGCGTAAGGCTATTTATAAGATTATGATGACTATTTAAAGTAACTAAAGCAGTGTTATTAGTTGCGTCTATACCATTAATTTGATTGTAAGGACATTTTAAAGTAGTTAATGCAACCGAAGTAGAAATATCTAAGGCTGGTAATTGGTTGCGTTCACAGTTTAAATTTTGTAATAAGGAGGTGTTGGTTAAAATTAAACTGGTTAATGAATTGTTATTTACAATTGCTGATGTTAATGAGGTCTGGTTAGATAAATCTAAACTAGATAGCACATTTTGATTGGCTGTTAATGTTGTTAAAGAGGTTTGATTGGTTAAATCTAAACTAGCTAAGTTATTATTATTTACGTTTAATGTATTTAACGTATTTGTATTTGGCAGGGTTAAATTAGATATACCTATAAAGTTACCAGAAAAATTATTATAGTTAATATTATTAGAGCAATCTAAAAAAGTTAATTGGGTTAAGGCAGAAACGTCTAAACTAGTTAAATCATTAAAACTACAATTTAAAGAAGTTAAATTAATAAAAGCTTCAATACCAGTTAAATCAGAAATACCTTCAATAATAATACCGCCACCACCACCTAGGCAAGCAGGGTCATTTGGGTCTGGACAAAAACCTCCAGGGTCCTCCATACTCTGATGGTAAGAAACATCTAAACTCGTTACAGCGGCTGCTTCTGTTACTTGTATTTCGTTATCATTATTTGTATCTATACTTGGCGAATAAGTTAAAAGTACATTTTTAAATTCATTATCAGGAATGTTTACAATTTGGCAAAAAATTGTACTAGAGATAAAGAAAAGTGCAATGGAAAGTAGTTTTAGTTTCATATTTGGGCTTTTTATTTTTTTCAAAGTTAGCTTTACTTGTCGGATAAAATTAGGGGCAAAACACTGTTTTTAAAAGCGTAATTTTTATCAAGATATATTAATTTTTAAAGCCTTTAATACCTTATAAGTTTAAAGACCAGTTTCATTAAAGGAATGGTTATTTTGATTAAATGAATATCTTTACGCTCTTAATTAAATTGAAATTAAAATGCAGCAAAAAGTCTCTAAGTCTTGGCAACCTATTTTACAACCTGAGTTTGAAAAAGAATATTTTAAAGAATTAACAGCTTTTGTTACTTCAGAATATAAAGAATATCAATGTTTTCCTAAAGAAGATGATATTTTTGCAGCTTTTAATTTTTGTTCTTTTGATGCGTTAAAGGTGGTAATTATTGGGCAAGATCCATATCATGATGAAGGACAAGCAAATGGTTTGTGTTTTTCTGTAAAAGATGATGTAAAACAACCTCCGTCTTTAAAAAATATATTTAAAGAAATTGCAACAGATTTAAACCAAGAGATTCCACAAAGTGGCAATTTAGAAAAATGGGCTAAACAAGGTGTATTGCTATTAAATGCAACTTTAACCGTAAGAGCGCATGAAGCCGGTAGTCATCAGAAAAAAGGGTGGGAAACTTTTACAGATGCAGTTATTAAATCAATTTCTGAAGAAAAAGAAAACGTAGTTTTTTTACTTTGGGGAAAATTTGCAGAAAGTAAAACAAAATTAATAAACACAAAAAAGCATACCGTGTTTACAGCTCCTCATCCATCCCCATTAGGTGCTTGGAGAGGTTGGTTTGGCAGTAAACATTTTTCTAAAACAAATAAGGTTTTAAAAAACTTAAAAATAGCTAAGATAGAATGGTAGGGAAAGCAGGTTGCGTATAGTACGGAGATAATATTGCTTCTAAAATATCTTCGGTAATATCTGGATAATCTACAGCAATAATAGTATCACTCTGAATCCATTTTGCAATTTTTTTAAGTTGTTTTCTGTTTAATTTTTTAACTACTGCAACACCCATTTCTTTTAAAGCAATAGCATTACATTGTTGTTCATATTGATTTTTCATAGGTATTACCATTAATTTTTTCTTAAGATATAAGGCTTCAGAAGGAGTTTCAAACCCTGCACCACAAAGAACTCCTGCAGACGAAGCCATGCTTTCTATAAAATCGAATTCGTTAATGGGATAAATGGTCATATTTTTTTTAAAGATTAAACTTTTAGCTTCTTTAGAGAATATATGCCATTTTATAATGGGTATTTTAGATAAAACTTTTACAATTTTATCAATATTATAAGACGGTAAGTAAACCGTAATATGACCTTTGTTACTTGTTTTTTTAGCTCTAATTTTTTTTCTGATGATAGGAGCAAAAATAGCAGAACTATAGTTTTTAAAATGAAAACCAAATCGAACGCTAGAAGGAGCGTAGTGCTTTAAAATATATTTTTCAAACTTATATTTTCCGTATTTAGGAGATGCCGCATCTAACACAGCGTTTTGATGACTTAAAGAAACAATAGGTATGTTATTTAATTTTGCAGCCCAAGCAGAAACAGGTTCAAAATCGTTTATAATTAAATCGTACTCCTGTATTGGTAAGTTTTTGATTTCTTTATAAAAACGAGATAATTTCATCTTTTTAAAACTAGCCCAAAAGTCTATACCGCCTTTTTTACCAAATGTAAAATTTAAGCCTTTTAGTTTGTATTTTATTTCGAAACCTAATTCTAAATTATTTTCGTTACCACTCACTAAAATGTCTAAATCTCCTTTCTGTTGTAAAATAGGTATAATTTCTTTGGCTCTAGTTAAATGTCCATTTCCGGTTCCTTGAATTGCATATAATATTCGCATACGTATTATTTTAGGGGTTTTTCAATATCAAATTCTTTTAACAACTCTTCAAAAAGAAAGTTGTTTTTTTCTTCTTTGTATTTGGCTTTTAACTCTTCTTTACTCAGCTTTTTATCGCTGTTTTTAGCAATTTCATCAGAAGCGTATTCGTATAAAGTCCATTGTTTATTTTTATATTCTAAGGCTGTTAAATTTTCTATCCAATCTCCAGAATTTAAATAAGTAGTTTTTCCTTTCTGATTTTCAATTTCTCTAATTTCTGGTTGATGAATATGTCCGCAGATTACATAATCATACTCGTTATCAATGGCAATGTCCGAAGCTGTTTTTTCAAAATCATTGATAAATTTTACGGCACTTTTTACACTGTTTTTTATTTTTTTAGAAAGCGATAATTTGCCATATCCCAACAGATGGCTAATCCAATTAATAAAGGTGTTTATTAAAATCAACACATCGTATCCTTTACCACCTAATTTAGCAAGCCATTTAGAGTGTTGCATGGTAATATCAAACACATCTCCATGAAATATCCATGCTTTTTTATCATCAATATTTAAAACAAGTTTGTTTAAAATTTTAAAGTTTCCTAACCTAAAACCCTTAAACTTTCGCAACATTTCATCATGATTTCCTGTAATGTAGTAGATCTCTGTTCCTTTAGATAAAAGAGAGGTAATGTGTTTAATAACATTCATGTGAGATTTCGGAAAATAACGTTTGTTAAATTGCCAAATGTCTATAATATCGCCATTTAGAATTAGAACTTTAGGCTGAATTGTTTTTAAGTAATTTAATAATTCTTTTGCCCTACAACCATAAGTACCTAAATGCACATCAGAAATTATAACATAATCTAATTTACGTTTTTTTTGCTTTTTCATTTTTATAAATTATGTAAGAAAAAGAATTGTTTTTTGTGTAAAAGAGTTTTTTACACAAGGTTTAGAAGAAAGAGATATCTTAATTCTATTAGGTAAACAATGGTCTTAATTCTACGTTCTTTCAAACATAAAAAAGGAATGTGTTGTAAACGTAAAATAAAAATGAAAAAAAAGTAAGGTAAGCTTTATTTAAAAGTTTACTAAAAGTTATCTTACTATTAAGAGAATAAGGTGGTTAGCGGATAAAAAAAATCCGCTGTAAAAGCGGATTCATTGAATTTGGAATTAAGAAACAAGCCGATTTAAATTAAATCTGCCTGCTTTAATGTTGTTTGAATAGTTGTTGTATTGTCTGCTAAACCACAATGTTTAGAAGTGCTTCTACAAGAAGAAAAACAAATGCTTCCTAAA
The nucleotide sequence above comes from Polaribacter butkevichii. Encoded proteins:
- a CDS encoding LytTR family transcriptional regulator DNA-binding domain-containing protein: MCHKSHIINLEKVRHFENEGYLILENKKRVPVSKTKRKEFIDLCSK
- a CDS encoding DUF7619 domain-containing protein, producing the protein MKLKLLSIALFFISSTIFCQIVNIPDNEFKNVLLTYSPSIDTNNDNEIQVTEAAAVTSLDVSYHQSMEDPGGFCPDPNDPACLGGGGGIIIEGISDLTGIEAFINLTSLNCSFNDLTSLDVSALTQLTFLDCSNNINYNNFSGNFIGISNLTLPNTNTLNTLNVNNNNLASLDLTNQTSLTTLTANQNVLSSLDLSNQTSLTSAIVNNNSLTSLILTNTSLLQNLNCERNQLPALDISTSVALTTLKCPYNQINGIDATNNTALVTLNSHHNLINSLTLPTTSTLTHIYSSVNQITTLDASMATGLIEVSVYGNSLTSLTLPTTNTLNKLLCYQNNLTTLETSVTSGLVTLNASSNSLTSLTLPTTASLQTLVCNLNSLPSLNLSSSINLTTLNCNNNNLNMLDVSTNTSLTTLSCANNNLTALNTLTNTTLTNLDCSNNQITSLDTTTTNTLTSFICSGNLLTELDLYNFSSLNKIYCNNNLLTSLNLKNGNSNALAYNTFSTKNNANLNAICVDDALVAAGSLGNGIDAHTNFTEYCSFVPVNSNTITGTVSFDFNNDGCDAADTKSVNTRINTTSTNVSASSFSAADGTYTIHINDTDVTTELIPNFPSFFTATPTTQTTNFTGSGNTETINFCITANAQVDDVEVYSFTTSESRPGFDTHLRIFHKNNGSTIIPSGTVTLNFNENQEVFNNASTTPDTQTSNSLSWNYTNLQPFEENFIDVYFTINTPIDATNPVNGGDTISYTTTITPLTGDATPTDNSHIFSDIIVNAYDPNDVVCFEGDKISTAQVTNDLTYRIRFQNTGTASAINIVVKDIIDIDLDMATFTPIAASHSYRTAISNTNKVEFIFENIQLADSTSNEPASHGWIFYKIKPKNTAVIGDAFDTTANIYFDYNAPVITNTFNTTVSTETTIPDNNFEMALINAGLDDGTPDQKVFTDNINTITNLDVSNKNITDLTGINAFTALTTLNVSNNQLSTLDVSTHSLLSSLDAQSNGLTSLNVKNGNNTNFTLFNTINNPNLTCIEVDDAAYSTLNWTNIDTTSNFVNNQAACTALSTDLYNSLEFSLSPNPTNGKININSLEKATLIIYAITGKEIKNREIAIGKNEITNLNLAKGIYLFKLVSEDKSSTKKVIVN
- a CDS encoding uracil-DNA glycosylase — translated: MQQKVSKSWQPILQPEFEKEYFKELTAFVTSEYKEYQCFPKEDDIFAAFNFCSFDALKVVIIGQDPYHDEGQANGLCFSVKDDVKQPPSLKNIFKEIATDLNQEIPQSGNLEKWAKQGVLLLNATLTVRAHEAGSHQKKGWETFTDAVIKSISEEKENVVFLLWGKFAESKTKLINTKKHTVFTAPHPSPLGAWRGWFGSKHFSKTNKVLKNLKIAKIEW
- a CDS encoding glycosyltransferase family protein → MRILYAIQGTGNGHLTRAKEIIPILQQKGDLDILVSGNENNLELGFEIKYKLKGLNFTFGKKGGIDFWASFKKMKLSRFYKEIKNLPIQEYDLIINDFEPVSAWAAKLNNIPIVSLSHQNAVLDAASPKYGKYKFEKYILKHYAPSSVRFGFHFKNYSSAIFAPIIRKKIRAKKTSNKGHITVYLPSYNIDKIVKVLSKIPIIKWHIFSKEAKSLIFKKNMTIYPINEFDFIESMASSAGVLCGAGFETPSEALYLKKKLMVIPMKNQYEQQCNAIALKEMGVAVVKKLNRKQLKKIAKWIQSDTIIAVDYPDITEDILEAILSPYYTQPAFPTILS
- a CDS encoding UDP-2,3-diacylglucosamine diphosphatase: MKKQKKRKLDYVIISDVHLGTYGCRAKELLNYLKTIQPKVLILNGDIIDIWQFNKRYFPKSHMNVIKHITSLLSKGTEIYYITGNHDEMLRKFKGFRLGNFKILNKLVLNIDDKKAWIFHGDVFDITMQHSKWLAKLGGKGYDVLILINTFINWISHLLGYGKLSLSKKIKNSVKSAVKFINDFEKTASDIAIDNEYDYVICGHIHQPEIREIENQKGKTTYLNSGDWIENLTALEYKNKQWTLYEYASDEIAKNSDKKLSKEELKAKYKEEKNNFLFEELLKEFDIEKPLK